The following are from one region of the Alkalimarinus sediminis genome:
- the rsxC gene encoding electron transport complex subunit RsxC: protein MKQIWDFHGGIHPQENKEQSNQSNITDAGIPPLLILPLQQHIGQRAEPVVNVGDKVLKGQLVAKAAGPVSVSVHAPTSGTVTSISDHPVPHASGMSDLCVLIETDGEDKWCERNLCEDYSTLSKEELLNRIRNAGIAGMGGAGFPTAIKLHPPRQDKVNTLILNGAECEPYITSDDRLMRERAEEIILGLEIMAYILQPGECLIGVEDNKPEAIKALREAAKETQIEVVTIPTKYPSGGEKQLIKILTGHEVPNGRIPADIGVMCQNVATAAAVYRAIRFGEPLISRITTMTGDCIANKGNVEVLIGTPIDWLLEQHGYLNQKGSRLVMGGPMMGFTLHDTHLPVVKTTNCLLAATNKELAPPQPAQACIRCGMCSEVCPAELLPQQLYWFAKGQEFEKAEHHNLFDCIECGACSYVCPSTIPLVQYYRYAKGELKQIKADQEKSNQARERFEFRQERIEREKAEKEAKRKARAEAAAKAQAAKKEAEAEAKASSESPAKSDKAAAIEAALKRVDAKKQAQASTVTPEVTLESLQKKLLSAEDKFSKMESAWKDALENNPERAEKLATAVESSKNNVEKLKAQIDEMGGKSEVQAPAGPSIDELKSNVEKAKNKLQLMLDTLEDAKQNHPDRVEKLERAITKNRTRVSAAEAALSEAMNSETATESTESNG from the coding sequence ATGAAACAGATTTGGGACTTTCACGGTGGCATTCATCCGCAAGAGAACAAAGAGCAGTCAAATCAAAGCAATATTACTGATGCGGGCATCCCCCCTCTCTTGATTTTACCACTCCAGCAGCATATTGGTCAGCGTGCCGAGCCAGTGGTTAATGTTGGAGATAAAGTACTCAAAGGTCAGTTAGTGGCCAAAGCCGCAGGCCCTGTAAGTGTCTCGGTACACGCACCCACATCAGGTACCGTTACATCTATTAGCGATCACCCCGTACCACACGCATCTGGCATGTCAGATTTATGTGTACTAATCGAAACAGACGGTGAAGACAAATGGTGCGAGCGTAACCTCTGTGAAGACTACTCGACCCTGTCTAAAGAGGAGCTTTTAAACCGAATCCGTAATGCTGGTATTGCAGGCATGGGCGGCGCTGGCTTCCCAACCGCTATCAAGCTGCATCCACCTCGACAAGACAAGGTCAACACCTTAATACTGAATGGCGCAGAGTGTGAGCCTTATATCACATCAGATGATCGTTTAATGAGGGAGCGAGCAGAAGAGATAATATTAGGCCTTGAGATAATGGCCTATATACTTCAACCTGGTGAATGTTTGATTGGTGTTGAGGATAATAAACCAGAAGCGATCAAAGCCCTGCGTGAAGCAGCGAAAGAGACCCAGATTGAGGTGGTCACTATCCCCACCAAATACCCCTCAGGTGGCGAAAAGCAGCTGATTAAAATCCTAACGGGCCACGAAGTTCCTAACGGTCGAATCCCCGCTGATATTGGCGTGATGTGCCAAAATGTTGCGACCGCTGCAGCGGTGTATCGTGCTATTCGATTCGGTGAACCGTTGATCTCCCGCATTACAACCATGACCGGCGACTGCATCGCCAACAAAGGTAACGTTGAAGTATTAATTGGTACACCTATCGATTGGTTGCTCGAGCAACATGGCTACCTAAACCAAAAAGGTAGCCGACTAGTCATGGGAGGCCCAATGATGGGCTTCACACTACATGATACACACTTACCGGTCGTTAAAACGACCAACTGTCTATTAGCAGCGACCAATAAAGAACTGGCGCCACCACAGCCCGCACAAGCTTGTATTCGCTGCGGTATGTGTTCAGAGGTATGCCCAGCAGAGCTGCTGCCTCAACAGCTATACTGGTTTGCCAAAGGGCAAGAGTTCGAAAAAGCCGAGCATCACAATCTGTTTGATTGTATCGAATGCGGTGCCTGCTCCTACGTCTGCCCGAGCACAATACCGTTGGTGCAGTACTACCGCTACGCCAAAGGCGAGCTGAAACAAATTAAAGCCGATCAAGAGAAGTCTAACCAGGCTCGTGAACGGTTTGAGTTCAGACAAGAGCGAATCGAACGCGAAAAAGCCGAAAAAGAAGCTAAACGTAAAGCCAGAGCAGAAGCCGCTGCAAAAGCACAGGCTGCTAAAAAAGAAGCAGAGGCAGAAGCAAAAGCGTCTAGCGAATCGCCAGCTAAAAGCGATAAGGCTGCAGCCATCGAAGCTGCGCTCAAACGAGTTGATGCTAAAAAGCAAGCGCAAGCTAGCACCGTAACGCCAGAGGTCACGCTTGAAAGTCTGCAGAAGAAACTTCTCAGTGCCGAAGATAAATTCAGCAAGATGGAGAGTGCCTGGAAAGACGCTCTGGAAAATAACCCGGAGCGCGCAGAGAAACTGGCCACCGCAGTAGAGAGCAGCAAAAACAATGTCGAGAAACTTAAAGCTCAAATAGATGAAATGGGTGGCAAGAGTGAGGTTCAAGCACCTGCAGGCCCCTCTATTGACGAACTTAAAAGTAACGTCGAAAAGGCAAAAAACAAGCTACAGCTAATGTTAGACACACTGGAAGATGCCAAACAAAACCATCCAGACCGAGTTGAAAAACTAGAGCGTGCGATTACCAAAAACCGCACCCGAGTAAGCGCTGCTGAGGCTGCACTCAGTGAGGCAATGAACTCCGAAACAGCAACTGAATCAACAGAGAGTAACGGTTAA